A window of the Synechococcus sp. LTW-R genome harbors these coding sequences:
- a CDS encoding SulP family inorganic anion transporter, with the protein MTPASTSPRASSFRLLNQISTNNIKGDLFGGVTAAVIALPMALAFGVASGAGAAAGLWGAVLVGLFAALFGGTPSLISEPTGPMTVVMTTVIASLTARNPEHGLAMAFTVVMLAGVFQIVFGLLRLGRYVTQMPYTVISGFMSGIGLILIILQLGPFLGQASPKGGVMGTLNNLPQLLANARPTEISLALITMAILWLTPAAVKKIAPPQLIALVVGTVLSLTLLSGGGGEEIRRIGEIASGFPALQIPHFELGELQLMFVDAAVLGMLGCIDALLTSVVADSITRTEHNSNKELIGQGLGNLASGLFGGLPGAGATMGTVVNIQSGGRSALSGISRALILMVVILALTGVAARIPQAVLAGIALKVGVDIVDWGFIQRAHRISISGALIMYLVIALTVLVDLIAAVGVGVFIANILTIDKMSALQSKSVKSISTGDGDLEISDEERQLLDAARGQVLLFQLNGAMIFGVAKAIGREHNAIGDCRAVVFDLTEVSHLGVTAALAVENAVEEAIEKGREVFVVGATGTTKRRLEKLGLYKKLPPERTGLDRRLALQQAVSAIA; encoded by the coding sequence ATGACCCCGGCGTCGACCTCCCCAAGAGCGTCAAGTTTTCGCCTGCTGAATCAGATCAGCACCAACAACATCAAAGGGGATCTCTTCGGCGGTGTCACCGCCGCGGTGATCGCCCTGCCCATGGCCTTGGCCTTCGGCGTCGCTTCTGGAGCCGGAGCGGCCGCTGGCCTCTGGGGCGCTGTGCTGGTGGGCCTCTTTGCGGCCCTGTTTGGCGGCACCCCGAGCCTGATCTCGGAGCCCACCGGTCCGATGACCGTGGTGATGACGACCGTGATTGCGAGCTTGACCGCCCGCAACCCCGAGCACGGCCTAGCGATGGCCTTCACCGTGGTGATGCTCGCGGGCGTCTTTCAGATCGTCTTTGGTCTGCTGCGGCTCGGTCGCTACGTGACCCAGATGCCCTACACGGTCATCTCGGGCTTCATGAGTGGGATCGGCCTGATCCTGATCATCCTCCAGCTGGGACCCTTCCTCGGTCAGGCCAGCCCCAAAGGCGGCGTGATGGGCACCCTCAATAACTTGCCCCAACTGCTGGCCAACGCGCGGCCCACCGAGATCAGCCTGGCGCTGATCACCATGGCGATCCTCTGGTTGACCCCGGCGGCCGTCAAAAAAATTGCGCCCCCGCAACTGATTGCCCTGGTGGTGGGCACCGTGCTCTCCCTGACGCTGCTCTCGGGCGGCGGCGGCGAAGAGATCCGCCGCATCGGGGAAATCGCCTCGGGATTCCCCGCCCTGCAGATCCCCCACTTTGAGCTGGGCGAATTGCAGCTGATGTTCGTGGACGCGGCCGTGCTGGGCATGCTCGGCTGCATCGATGCTCTGCTGACCTCGGTGGTGGCCGACAGCATCACCCGCACCGAGCACAACTCCAACAAAGAACTGATTGGCCAAGGCCTCGGCAACCTCGCCTCCGGCCTCTTCGGTGGCCTGCCCGGCGCCGGCGCCACCATGGGCACTGTCGTCAACATCCAGAGCGGCGGCCGCAGCGCCCTCTCGGGCATCAGCCGCGCCCTGATCTTGATGGTGGTGATCCTCGCCCTCACCGGCGTGGCCGCCCGGATCCCTCAAGCCGTCCTCGCGGGCATCGCCTTGAAGGTCGGTGTCGACATCGTCGACTGGGGCTTCATCCAGCGCGCCCACCGCATCTCGATCAGCGGTGCGCTGATCATGTATCTGGTGATTGCTCTCACCGTTCTGGTGGACCTGATCGCCGCCGTGGGCGTCGGCGTCTTCATCGCCAACATCCTCACAATCGACAAGATGAGCGCCCTGCAAAGCAAGAGCGTTAAGTCGATCAGCACCGGTGACGGCGACCTCGAGATCAGCGACGAAGAACGTCAACTGCTCGATGCCGCCCGCGGTCAAGTCCTGCTCTTCCAGCTCAACGGGGCGATGATCTTCGGTGTCGCTAAGGCCATCGGCCGCGAGCACAACGCCATCGGGGATTGCCGCGCCGTGGTCTTCGACCTCACCGAGGTCTCCCACCTCGGGGTCACTGCCGCCCTGGCCGTGGAGAACGCCGTCGAAGAGGCCATCGAGAAGGGCCGCGAGGTCTTTGTGGTTGGGGCCACAGGCACCACCAAGCGTCGCCTCGAGAAGCTCGGGCTCTACAAGAAATTGCCCCCGGAGCGCACCGGCTTGGACCGTCGCCTGGCCCTACAGCAGGCCGTCAGCGCCATCGCTTAA
- a CDS encoding DUF389 domain-containing protein, which yields MGEPTSLAALEASFEREARLDQSYVVLTVAASLIATLGLLADSAAVVIGAMLIAPWILPLRSASFAILEGRLALVGRALLTLAVGVAITVLTSAALGLVANLPVLGDEVLGRTTPNLLDLGIALVAGSVATYGRLKPEAVSSVAGTAIAVALVPPVCVLGLLLALQQWDPAKGAALLFAANLLGILSGGLLTLVATQASLRQQLFRSQMGLVSLLLTGLLLIPLTGGFVTLLGQAQQRQALEEVERAITESLRKNTITLGRDSELTDVKIDWSQNPPLIKAAVRVSRPNLPTPKQVAAVQDFINKTQKFRYRLLVQRVSIDVIGPETEPNPEPIPVEEPKEQAPEPVEPAPVPPTPPVTAPAPPA from the coding sequence ATGGGCGAGCCCACCAGCCTGGCGGCCCTGGAGGCCAGCTTTGAGCGGGAAGCGCGCCTGGATCAGTCCTATGTCGTGCTGACGGTGGCGGCGAGCTTGATTGCCACCCTGGGGCTGTTGGCTGATAGCGCTGCGGTGGTGATCGGGGCGATGTTGATTGCCCCCTGGATCCTGCCCCTGCGCAGTGCCTCCTTCGCGATCTTGGAGGGCCGGTTGGCACTCGTGGGTCGGGCCCTCCTGACCTTGGCGGTGGGGGTGGCGATCACGGTGTTGACCTCAGCGGCCCTGGGCTTGGTGGCCAACCTGCCTGTGCTCGGCGATGAGGTGCTCGGACGCACAACCCCCAACCTGCTGGATTTGGGAATTGCCCTGGTCGCGGGCTCGGTGGCCACCTATGGCCGCCTCAAACCGGAAGCGGTCTCCTCGGTGGCAGGAACGGCCATCGCGGTGGCCCTGGTGCCGCCGGTCTGCGTGCTCGGATTGCTGCTGGCGTTGCAGCAATGGGACCCCGCCAAGGGGGCGGCCTTGCTGTTTGCCGCCAACCTGCTCGGCATCCTGTCGGGGGGCCTGCTGACGTTGGTGGCCACCCAGGCGAGCCTGCGCCAGCAGCTGTTCCGCAGCCAGATGGGGCTGGTCAGTTTGCTGCTGACCGGCCTGCTCTTGATCCCGCTGACGGGTGGCTTTGTCACGCTGCTGGGTCAAGCGCAGCAGCGGCAGGCCCTGGAAGAGGTGGAGCGGGCGATTACCGAGAGCCTGCGTAAAAACACCATCACCTTGGGCCGGGATTCTGAGCTCACTGACGTGAAGATCGATTGGAGCCAGAACCCGCCCTTGATCAAGGCGGCGGTGCGGGTGAGCCGGCCGAACTTGCCAACCCCCAAGCAGGTCGCGGCCGTTCAGGACTTCATTAATAAGACCCAGAAATTCCGTTATCGGCTTCTGGTGCAGCGGGTTTCGATCGATGTGATCGGTCCTGAAACCGAACCCAACCCGGAGCCGATCCCGGTGGAGGAACCCAAGGAGCAGGCGCCCGAACCGGTTGAGCCGGCCCCGGTGCCTCCGACTCCTCCCGTGACGGCCCCGGCTCCGCCCGCTTAA
- a CDS encoding calcium/sodium antiporter, with the protein MPDALTFLEIVAGISLLFGGGELFVAGAVALSLLLGIPQIVIGLTVVAFGTSAPELFVSLLSTLQGSSGGDSIAVSNVLGSNIFNVMVVLGASAAITSLRVRSRLVRRDVPLLLAVSMATWAMASSGSFTWVAGLALLTALVITLVWEVRSAREDHEEGLDDIDAEGASTTPVALFKLAVGLALLVVGSQVLIKGAIAAAQTLGVSEAVIGLTIVSAGTSMPELVTSLVAAYRGKADLAIGNVVGSNLLNQLLILGLCALFSGQDGLLVSPELLRRDFPVMVLTTLACLPIFWSGGVINRLEGWLLLGAYGLYLIEQILSSTAAPGIDEFRLFVLVAVLPLVLVFLTWTSLRWMQQRKAAG; encoded by the coding sequence ATGCCTGACGCCCTCACCTTCCTGGAGATCGTGGCCGGCATCTCGCTTCTCTTTGGCGGGGGAGAGTTGTTCGTGGCAGGGGCCGTGGCGCTCTCGCTGCTGCTCGGCATCCCCCAGATCGTCATTGGTTTGACGGTGGTTGCCTTTGGCACCAGCGCCCCTGAGTTGTTTGTGAGCCTGCTCTCGACCCTTCAGGGCAGCTCAGGCGGTGATTCGATTGCCGTGAGCAATGTTCTGGGCTCGAACATCTTCAATGTGATGGTGGTGCTGGGCGCGAGCGCGGCGATCACGTCCCTGCGGGTGCGCAGTCGCTTAGTCCGGCGTGATGTGCCCCTGTTGCTCGCGGTGTCGATGGCCACGTGGGCCATGGCTTCATCCGGCAGCTTCACCTGGGTTGCGGGTCTGGCCCTGTTGACGGCCCTGGTGATCACCCTCGTGTGGGAAGTCCGCTCAGCCCGGGAAGACCACGAGGAAGGCCTCGATGATATTGATGCGGAGGGGGCTTCAACCACTCCGGTGGCCCTGTTCAAGTTGGCCGTGGGCCTGGCGCTGCTGGTGGTGGGGTCCCAAGTGCTGATCAAAGGGGCGATCGCGGCGGCCCAAACCCTGGGGGTCAGCGAGGCGGTCATTGGTCTGACGATCGTCTCGGCCGGAACCTCGATGCCTGAGCTGGTGACCTCCCTTGTGGCGGCCTATCGGGGCAAGGCGGACTTGGCCATCGGCAACGTGGTGGGCAGCAACCTTCTGAACCAACTGCTGATCCTTGGGCTCTGTGCCTTGTTCTCTGGTCAGGACGGTCTGCTGGTCAGCCCGGAGCTGCTCCGCCGTGACTTCCCTGTCATGGTGCTGACGACCCTGGCCTGCCTGCCGATTTTCTGGAGTGGCGGCGTGATCAACCGCCTGGAAGGTTGGTTGTTGCTCGGGGCCTATGGCCTCTATCTGATTGAGCAGATCCTGAGCAGCACTGCGGCACCAGGTATCGATGAATTCAGGCTCTTTGTCCTGGTGGCGGTCCTGCCGCTGGTTCTCGTTTTCCTCACCTGGACCTCTCTGCGTTGGATGCAGCAGCGCAAGGCCGCTGGCTAG
- a CDS encoding DUF4278 domain-containing protein — protein MSKLQYRGVSYDTASHEQPAAIPVEHAYRGQHFEAPLRHEAAAVDASVDLQYRGHHYHHRQADAAAQVNQG, from the coding sequence ATGAGCAAACTGCAATACCGGGGCGTCAGCTACGACACCGCCAGCCACGAACAGCCCGCCGCCATCCCTGTTGAGCACGCTTACCGGGGCCAGCACTTCGAGGCCCCTCTACGCCACGAAGCCGCTGCCGTCGACGCCTCCGTCGACCTCCAGTACCGCGGCCACCACTACCACCACCGTCAGGCGGACGCCGCGGCCCAAGTCAACCAGGGCTGA
- a CDS encoding ammonium transporter, which translates to MTVASASRPRPKSLQEASLLEGPQLLLRKVRGFSSGRSLTWLACVPLALFGLGVFNLSAHATELPELNAAFLANNMWLLVATILVIFMNAGFAMVEAGMCRQKNAVNILAKNLFVFALAVTAYWFIGYSLMYGGSVADGWFYFNGLFFDPTVTAEMVTDGSLVPTVDFLFQAAFAGTAATIVSGLVAERVKFGEFVIFALVLTAFIYPISGSWQWNGGWLSELGFIDFAGSSIVHSVGAWAGLVGAMLLGPRIGKFVGGKPQAIPGHNMSIATLGALILWIGWYGFNPGSELAMDQYVPYVAVTTTLAAAGGAIAATIVSTLTSGKPDLTMIINGILAGLVSITAGCGNMTLVGSWVAGAVGGIIVVFAVSALDAAGIDDPVGAFSVHGVCGVWGTLVIGLWGVDGMDVGSAGIGLLNGGGISQLGIQALGCAAYAIWTIVTCWIAWSVIGGLFGGIRVTEQEEIEGLDIGEHGMEAYPDFASAK; encoded by the coding sequence ATGACTGTTGCTTCTGCATCTCGGCCTCGGCCGAAGAGCCTGCAGGAAGCGAGTTTGCTTGAGGGACCGCAGCTCCTGCTCCGCAAGGTGCGAGGTTTTTCCTCTGGCCGCTCGTTGACCTGGTTGGCCTGTGTACCCCTGGCTCTCTTCGGTCTGGGTGTCTTCAACCTTTCAGCTCACGCAACCGAGTTGCCAGAGCTCAATGCAGCCTTCTTGGCTAACAACATGTGGCTCTTGGTGGCCACGATCCTGGTGATCTTCATGAACGCCGGTTTCGCCATGGTCGAAGCCGGGATGTGCCGACAGAAGAACGCCGTCAACATTCTCGCCAAGAACCTCTTCGTGTTCGCCCTTGCGGTGACCGCCTATTGGTTCATTGGTTACTCACTCATGTACGGCGGCTCCGTCGCTGACGGCTGGTTCTATTTCAACGGCCTGTTCTTTGACCCCACTGTCACCGCTGAGATGGTGACTGACGGAAGTCTGGTCCCCACCGTTGACTTCCTCTTCCAGGCCGCTTTCGCGGGCACCGCTGCCACGATCGTTTCCGGTTTGGTTGCTGAGCGCGTCAAGTTCGGTGAGTTCGTGATCTTCGCTCTCGTCCTGACCGCGTTTATTTACCCGATCTCCGGCTCCTGGCAGTGGAACGGCGGCTGGCTGAGCGAGCTCGGCTTCATTGACTTCGCTGGCTCCTCCATCGTTCACTCCGTTGGGGCTTGGGCCGGTCTGGTGGGCGCCATGCTGCTTGGCCCCCGCATCGGCAAGTTCGTGGGCGGTAAGCCTCAGGCCATCCCTGGCCACAACATGTCGATTGCAACCCTCGGCGCGCTAATCCTTTGGATTGGCTGGTACGGCTTTAACCCCGGCTCTGAGCTGGCGATGGACCAGTACGTGCCCTACGTGGCAGTGACCACCACCCTGGCTGCTGCTGGCGGTGCCATTGCGGCCACCATCGTCTCGACCCTGACCTCGGGTAAGCCTGACCTGACGATGATCATCAACGGCATCCTGGCCGGTCTGGTGAGCATCACCGCAGGTTGCGGCAACATGACCCTGGTGGGTTCTTGGGTTGCCGGTGCCGTGGGTGGCATCATCGTCGTCTTCGCGGTCTCCGCACTCGACGCCGCTGGCATCGACGATCCCGTTGGCGCCTTCTCCGTGCACGGTGTGTGCGGAGTTTGGGGCACCCTTGTGATCGGCCTTTGGGGCGTGGATGGCATGGATGTGGGCTCCGCCGGCATCGGGCTTCTCAATGGTGGCGGCATCAGCCAGCTGGGTATCCAGGCCCTGGGCTGTGCGGCCTATGCCATTTGGACCATCGTCACCTGCTGGATTGCTTGGTCGGTGATCGGCGGTCTGTTTGGTGGCATCCGCGTCACCGAGCAAGAAGAGATCGAAGGTCTCGACATCGGCGAGCACGGCATGGAGGCTTACCCCGATTTCGCCTCGGCGAAGTGA
- a CDS encoding Rrf2 family transcriptional regulator: MESTQVAPLSFNAKTRYGLLALLELAGIEARGGRLQVSAIAQRQDIPERYLEQLLTSLRKEGLLNSSRGPRGGYQLTRPAATIHLSEVLDCLEGRSEPEQAVQPSLERQVLHALDTQLTDQRRTLLESTTLADLLAQRDARLQAQAMYFI; encoded by the coding sequence GTGGAATCAACCCAAGTCGCGCCGTTGTCCTTCAACGCCAAAACCCGCTACGGGCTCCTGGCCCTACTTGAACTCGCTGGCATCGAGGCCCGAGGAGGACGGCTGCAGGTCTCCGCCATCGCCCAGCGCCAGGACATTCCCGAGCGCTACCTCGAGCAGCTGCTGACCAGCCTGCGCAAAGAGGGCCTGCTCAACAGCAGCCGCGGCCCCAGGGGGGGCTACCAACTGACCCGACCCGCCGCAACGATCCATCTCAGCGAGGTGCTCGACTGCCTGGAGGGCAGATCTGAACCGGAGCAGGCGGTTCAACCGAGTCTGGAGCGACAGGTGCTGCACGCCCTCGACACTCAGCTCACGGACCAGCGGCGAACGCTGCTGGAGTCCACAACCCTGGCGGATCTCCTCGCACAGCGGGATGCGCGCCTCCAGGCTCAGGCGATGTACTTCATCTAG
- a CDS encoding SLC13 family permease: MADLVAAALQPEALITLLVLIGSVVLFVSGWLAPDLTGLLAAGLLVSFHVIEPREALEGFGSPALITLAGLFAISAGLFRSGGLDRLRALIGSDAIRSPKRMIALMVTVVGPVSAVVPNTPIVASLLPVVEGWCKRRRISPSKVLLPLSFATVLGGTITLLGSSVNLLASEVSSRLGYGSFGLFSFTPIGLGVWLLGGSLMVLLADRFLPDRGRDDDDLIADLSSSGYLTEVKIPLGSELIGQSLHATRLQRRFDLDVLELHRGTERFMPPLADRTLMLGDRLLLRCNRDDLLRLQQDHTVVLAPTPEQPVSLEQDNSQRMVEVLLPSGSTLAGDCLRDLRFRQRYNATVLALRRGNAVLRERLGRAQLREGDVLLLQGPKDAIRGLQANNDLVVLEQLEKDLPTVSRKCVALLIAALVLLLPSFEVIPLVASVLLGTVAMVVTGCLRAGELQRVVRLDVLVLLGSLASFSVALEKTGLASALAQALLLGLSSWPVYGAMVAVFLFTVALTEVMSNAATVAMLIPIAGQLAQGLGLPPMALIYIVLFGASQSFLSPVGYQTNLMVYGPGRYRFLDVSRYGFPLTIAMAIAVPWMVCRWFGL, from the coding sequence TTGGCTGATCTTGTTGCTGCCGCTCTGCAGCCCGAAGCATTGATCACGCTGCTGGTGCTGATCGGCTCGGTCGTGCTGTTTGTGTCCGGTTGGCTGGCCCCGGATCTCACGGGCCTGCTGGCCGCCGGGTTGCTCGTCAGCTTTCACGTGATTGAGCCGAGGGAGGCCCTGGAGGGCTTTGGCAGCCCGGCCCTGATCACCCTGGCGGGTCTGTTTGCGATTTCCGCGGGATTGTTCCGCAGTGGTGGTTTGGATCGCCTGCGGGCCTTGATTGGCTCCGATGCGATTCGCAGCCCCAAGCGAATGATCGCCCTAATGGTGACTGTGGTCGGCCCCGTTTCTGCGGTGGTCCCCAACACCCCGATCGTGGCCAGCCTGCTGCCGGTGGTCGAGGGCTGGTGCAAGCGCCGCCGCATTTCCCCGTCGAAGGTGCTGCTCCCCTTGTCCTTTGCGACGGTGCTCGGGGGCACCATCACCCTGCTGGGCAGTTCGGTGAACCTTTTGGCCAGTGAGGTCAGCAGCCGTCTGGGTTACGGCAGTTTTGGCCTGTTCAGCTTTACCCCGATTGGCTTGGGGGTCTGGTTGCTGGGCGGCTCCTTGATGGTGCTGCTCGCCGATCGCTTTCTGCCGGACCGGGGGCGCGATGACGATGACCTGATCGCCGATCTCTCCAGCAGTGGCTATTTGACGGAGGTCAAGATTCCCCTGGGCTCGGAGCTGATCGGTCAATCGCTCCATGCCACCCGTCTGCAACGGCGCTTTGACCTCGACGTCCTCGAGCTCCACCGCGGCACGGAGCGCTTCATGCCGCCCTTGGCCGATCGCACGTTGATGCTGGGTGATCGCTTGCTGCTGCGCTGCAACCGCGACGACCTGCTGCGGCTGCAGCAGGACCACACGGTGGTGCTGGCCCCCACGCCCGAGCAGCCGGTGAGCTTGGAGCAAGACAACAGCCAGCGAATGGTGGAAGTGCTGTTGCCTTCGGGCTCCACCTTGGCTGGCGATTGCCTGCGGGATTTGCGCTTCAGGCAGCGCTACAACGCCACGGTCCTTGCGTTGCGCCGCGGCAATGCCGTGCTGCGGGAACGGCTGGGCCGGGCTCAATTGCGTGAGGGCGATGTTCTCCTGCTGCAGGGGCCGAAGGACGCCATCCGTGGCCTTCAGGCCAACAACGACTTGGTCGTCCTCGAGCAGCTGGAGAAAGATCTGCCGACGGTGAGCCGCAAGTGCGTGGCTCTGCTGATTGCCGCCCTGGTGTTGCTGCTGCCCAGTTTTGAGGTCATCCCCCTGGTCGCGTCCGTCCTGCTGGGCACGGTGGCGATGGTGGTGACGGGGTGCCTGCGGGCCGGTGAATTGCAGCGGGTGGTGCGCCTGGACGTCCTCGTGCTCTTGGGCTCCTTGGCCAGCTTCAGCGTCGCCCTGGAGAAAACGGGCTTGGCCTCGGCCCTCGCCCAGGCGTTGTTGCTCGGCCTCAGCAGTTGGCCGGTCTACGGCGCGATGGTGGCGGTCTTCCTCTTCACGGTGGCCCTGACGGAGGTGATGAGCAACGCCGCCACCGTGGCGATGTTGATTCCGATCGCCGGTCAATTGGCCCAGGGGTTGGGCTTGCCGCCGATGGCGCTGATCTACATCGTGCTGTTCGGCGCCAGCCAGAGCTTTCTCAGCCCCGTCGGCTACCAAACCAACCTGATGGTTTATGGCCCGGGTCGCTATCGCTTCTTGGACGTCTCCCGCTACGGCTTCCCCCTCACCATCGCCATGGCCATCGCTGTGCCCTGGATGGTCTGCCGTTGGTTCGGGCTGTAG
- a CDS encoding DUF2062 domain-containing protein codes for MSGPKSWLRRLRQWLLWLWHHEATVGQKARGLAAGVFMGCFPIFGLQTLLGIALASLVRGNHILAAAGTWISNPLTYIPLYWFNYAVGCRVLGPGPALPSLEVLQQGGLLELGLAMSSRLLLGSTLVGLASAGLFGGLYWWLLRRSKGASSHT; via the coding sequence ATGAGCGGGCCCAAGTCGTGGCTGAGGCGCCTGCGTCAGTGGTTGCTTTGGCTATGGCATCACGAGGCCACGGTCGGTCAGAAGGCCCGCGGTTTAGCCGCCGGCGTCTTCATGGGCTGTTTCCCCATCTTTGGCTTGCAGACCCTGCTGGGCATTGCCCTGGCCAGCCTGGTGCGCGGCAACCACATCCTCGCGGCGGCGGGCACCTGGATCAGTAATCCCCTGACCTACATCCCCCTCTACTGGTTCAACTACGCCGTGGGCTGCAGGGTGCTGGGTCCAGGCCCCGCCTTGCCGTCTCTTGAGGTGCTTCAGCAGGGGGGACTCTTGGAGCTGGGCCTGGCGATGAGTTCCCGCCTGTTGCTCGGATCCACCCTGGTGGGATTGGCCAGTGCGGGCCTCTTTGGTGGGCTCTATTGGTGGTTGCTCAGGCGCAGTAAGGGCGCCAGCTCCCACACCTAA
- a CDS encoding CNNM domain-containing protein: MNPIVVLLVMAVLILVGSALASSTEAAMLTVNPIQVHTLKQQRVAGSKALERIKARPGRALVLLVVINNLFNISGSILLGSQANQVFETVGGRWALLLFNVGFTVAVILFAEILPKTIGNSFAMPISLVSARILLMLERLTLPLLLVLEKLMPAITAKNELTTNEREIHLMARLGSQQGQIEADEAAMIGKVFALNDLTARDLMVSRVATPSLSGAANLDSVRQEILDAPDDAWWVVLGEEVDEVLGVQSRERAMAELLSGGGYRLISQLCDAPQFVPEMIRADRLLTSFRRGDRSSVRVVVDEFGAFVGLVSAADILGVLAGWKRVPSEG, encoded by the coding sequence ATGAATCCGATCGTTGTGCTGCTGGTGATGGCAGTGCTGATCCTGGTGGGCTCGGCGTTGGCCTCCAGTACGGAAGCCGCCATGTTGACGGTGAATCCGATTCAGGTCCACACCCTCAAGCAACAACGGGTGGCCGGATCCAAGGCCCTGGAGCGGATCAAGGCCCGGCCGGGACGGGCCCTGGTGCTGCTCGTGGTGATCAACAACCTCTTCAACATCTCCGGCTCCATCCTGCTAGGCAGCCAGGCGAACCAGGTCTTCGAGACCGTCGGGGGGCGCTGGGCGCTGCTGCTCTTCAACGTCGGATTCACGGTGGCCGTGATCCTCTTCGCTGAAATCCTGCCGAAGACGATTGGCAACAGCTTCGCCATGCCCATCTCGTTGGTCTCCGCGCGCATCCTGCTGATGCTTGAGCGCCTGACCCTGCCCCTGCTGCTGGTGCTCGAGAAGCTGATGCCGGCCATCACCGCCAAGAACGAACTCACGACCAACGAACGTGAGATCCACTTGATGGCACGCCTGGGCTCACAGCAGGGGCAAATCGAAGCCGACGAGGCGGCCATGATCGGCAAGGTCTTTGCCCTCAATGACCTCACCGCCAGGGACCTGATGGTCTCGCGGGTTGCCACCCCCTCCCTCTCCGGCGCCGCCAACTTGGACTCGGTGCGCCAGGAGATCCTGGATGCCCCCGATGACGCCTGGTGGGTGGTCCTTGGAGAGGAGGTGGATGAGGTCCTCGGGGTCCAAAGCCGTGAGCGGGCCATGGCTGAACTGCTCAGCGGCGGGGGCTACCGCCTGATCAGCCAGCTCTGCGATGCGCCGCAGTTCGTACCGGAGATGATCCGCGCCGATCGACTCCTCACCAGCTTCCGCAGAGGCGACCGCAGCTCCGTCCGGGTCGTCGTGGATGAATTCGGGGCCTTCGTCGGCCTGGTCAGTGCCGCCGACATCCTTGGCGTGCTGGCCGGCTGGAAGCGGGTGCCCAGCGAGGGTTAG
- a CDS encoding TrkH family potassium uptake protein, which translates to MNPSSSNPVRALQRWRQQLTVPQFTVVTGLLVIVLATLLLSTPLCSTSNVGLWQALFTATSAITVTGLSVIDVGEDLTFAGQVVLAGLIITGGLGLMAITTFLQGFVQGRSGLRHRLDKGRSLDEFGVGGIGPTFHSILLVALCVMGLGTVVLYSFGFTDIDDPGRRLWASMFHAISAYNNAGFGLWSNSLENYRDNPVVTGVIALMIVVGGIGWRVANDIWNNRFRLGRLRRLSLHTRLVIRSTALLIAIGAVGLLITEHFGYGASAMEPYSFLQRLQIVLFQSITTRTAGFNTIPLSAHQITDAGLLLIIVLMFIGASPGGTGGGVKTTTFAILMGATRSTLQGRSDVLLHRRQIPDATVLRAVGVTLASALFVVLMALTLGLGNSLGQQQVQSFSFLEKLFTCVSAFGTVGLDLGVTAHLNRWGQLVLMVGMFVGRVGILLLLSALYGHRHQSRVGYPKEDLYV; encoded by the coding sequence ATGAACCCGTCTTCGAGCAATCCAGTTCGGGCGCTGCAGCGTTGGCGTCAGCAGCTCACGGTGCCGCAATTCACCGTGGTGACGGGTCTGTTGGTGATCGTTCTGGCGACGCTGCTCCTCTCGACGCCCCTCTGCTCCACCAGCAACGTTGGCCTTTGGCAGGCCCTGTTCACGGCCACCTCGGCGATCACCGTGACGGGACTGTCGGTGATCGATGTCGGCGAAGACCTGACCTTCGCCGGGCAGGTGGTGCTGGCCGGGCTGATCATCACCGGCGGTCTCGGCTTGATGGCGATTACGACCTTTCTGCAGGGCTTCGTGCAGGGGCGATCCGGTTTGCGGCATCGCCTCGACAAGGGGCGTTCCCTCGATGAGTTCGGCGTCGGTGGCATTGGCCCCACCTTCCACAGCATCCTGCTGGTGGCCCTCTGTGTGATGGGTCTCGGCACAGTCGTGCTTTACAGCTTTGGCTTCACCGACATCGACGACCCCGGCCGCCGGCTGTGGGCTTCGATGTTCCATGCGATCAGCGCCTACAACAACGCGGGCTTTGGCCTCTGGTCCAACAGCCTGGAGAACTATCGCGATAACCCGGTGGTGACCGGTGTGATCGCCTTGATGATCGTCGTTGGCGGCATTGGCTGGCGGGTGGCCAATGACATCTGGAACAACCGCTTTCGGCTGGGGCGCCTGCGTCGCCTGAGCCTGCACACCCGGCTGGTCATCCGCAGCACGGCCCTACTCATCGCGATTGGCGCGGTGGGTCTGCTCATCACGGAGCATTTCGGCTACGGCGCCTCGGCGATGGAGCCCTACAGCTTTTTGCAGCGCCTTCAGATCGTCCTCTTCCAGTCGATTACGACCCGGACCGCTGGTTTCAACACCATTCCCCTCTCGGCCCATCAGATCACCGATGCCGGCCTGCTCTTGATCATCGTCTTGATGTTCATCGGTGCCAGTCCCGGCGGCACCGGCGGTGGGGTCAAAACGACGACCTTCGCGATCTTGATGGGGGCAACCCGCTCGACCCTGCAGGGCCGTAGCGATGTTCTCTTGCATCGCCGTCAAATCCCTGATGCGACGGTGTTGCGGGCCGTTGGGGTCACCTTGGCGTCGGCCTTGTTCGTGGTGTTGATGGCCCTGACCTTGGGGCTGGGCAATTCCCTCGGACAGCAGCAGGTCCAGTCCTTCAGTTTTCTGGAGAAGCTCTTCACCTGTGTGTCCGCCTTCGGCACGGTCGGTCTGGATCTGGGGGTGACGGCTCACCTGAACCGTTGGGGCCAGTTGGTCTTGATGGTGGGAATGTTCGTGGGACGGGTCGGAATCCTGTTGCTGCTCTCGGCGCTGTATGGCCATCGGCACCAAAGCCGCGTCGGTTATCCCAAAGAGGATTTGTATGTCTAG